TGGCCGTCGCTCTCACGAATGACCAAGCTGGGCTGGTCAATCTGCACCGGTATGCGTACTGGCATTAGCTGGAGCTGGAAGTGTGCCGGTGTTTGCGCACTGACTGTCGTCGGCTGAGTTGGAATCAGCGTGTGATATTGCATAGGGGTAGAGCTGCAGGCGCTCAGCATCAGTAGGCAGCCCACGTGCAGCAGAGACTTCGGTAGTAGTTGGCGCAGAGTCATTATTAGGGCTCCATATTCAGGTCGCGGGAGGTGGCACCACCCTTGAAGGTTGCGGGCGATTCGACGTTGCCGCGCCCGCGGATAAGGGATTCGGGATGTCGGTTCAGGTAATCTGTCAGCACCCGTGCGGAGCGCACTGCACGCTGTACTTCTTCCAAGGCGTCGCCTGTTTGCTGGCGCTGAGGTGACCCGTCGGCCATCGCCTGATTGACTGACTGCAACGTCTGTTCCGAGCGCTCCAGCGTGCTCTGCAGTTGCGGCAGCACGCCGCTGTTGAACTGTTCCAGGCTCTTGCGCAGCTCGCTCAGGCTACCGTCAAGATTGTTCGCCATCGATTCGATGGGTAATTTACTAAGCTTGTCGACCAAGGCTTGCAACTGTTCCTGCAGCTTGTCGAAGCTGCCGGGGATGGTGGGAATGACCAGCGGCCGGGCATGGGGATCGAACACCACATCGGCGGCATGGCGGTCAAAATCCAGGGCAATGTAAAGCTGGCCAGTCAGGAGGTTGCCGGTTCGTGCCTGCGCGCGCAGACCCTGCTCGACAAATGCCTGGATCAAAGACGCGTTGCGCTCTTCGTCGTTACCGTCAATCAGCGTCAGCAGTTTGTCATTCGCAGCCCCCAGGCGGTTGGGGTAAATGACCGCCCCTACCACCAGCGGAAAGCTCTTCTTCTGCTCATCATAATCAAGGTTGACCGACACCACGCGCCCTATGGGTACGCCAAGAAACTCCACTGGCGCATCGACATTCAGGCCGCGCAGGGTCTGGTCGAAACGCATCTGCACGAAGCGTGCTGGCCCGTCATCGGGCGCCATCGCCTGGTCCATATCGTCGAATAGCTTAA
This genomic stretch from Halopseudomonas pelagia harbors:
- a CDS encoding intermembrane transport protein PqiB, whose amino-acid sequence is MSDNTYHPAPTQPAAGDPDIRQRRAHISLIWLVPIVAALVGLSMVVQSWLSAGPQITVSFVTAEGLEANKTQVKYKNVVIGRVTGITLSEDRTRVIATIELDQNTEAFIREDAQFWVVRPRIGASGVSGVDTLLSGSFIGADPGDATETRREFSGLEAPPPVTFGVEGKQFTLNTADLGSLGVGSPIYYRRIPVGQVISYALNNDGKGVAVKIFVNAPYDAFVTADTRFWNASGVDVSLAADGFKVNTQSLSSVLAGGIAFWAPGYKRNIEPASEASEFKLFDDMDQAMAPDDGPARFVQMRFDQTLRGLNVDAPVEFLGVPIGRVVSVNLDYDEQKKSFPLVVGAVIYPNRLGAANDKLLTLIDGNDEERNASLIQAFVEQGLRAQARTGNLLTGQLYIALDFDRHAADVVFDPHARPLVIPTIPGSFDKLQEQLQALVDKLSKLPIESMANNLDGSLSELRKSLEQFNSGVLPQLQSTLERSEQTLQSVNQAMADGSPQRQQTGDALEEVQRAVRSARVLTDYLNRHPESLIRGRGNVESPATFKGGATSRDLNMEP